The following proteins are co-located in the Corynebacterium aquilae DSM 44791 genome:
- a CDS encoding IS481 family transposase, whose protein sequence is MVNNANTNRLIVEMVLEAHLTQQQVAEQFGVSTRWVRTLLKRYRTGGLEALEPASRAPKNRPHATPDHIEKAICDIREQLTTIGADAGATTIAAHLETQGLTPPALSTVHRILRRHGYVTDQPHKRPRSSWKRFEADLPNETWQLDFTSWQLASGKEVPILSILDDHSRYLLCCKACTRADAPTLISTFIEVGNTYGFPQSTLTDNGRVFTTRIYLAEAKNGFEQLLAEMGIKQKNGKPYHPQTQGKIERFHQTLKRFLKARKTANNLGELNQQLAEIREYYNNQRPHRAVHRKTPHQAYNAAPKAQPEGVPLGSDNRLRRDIVDPTGKITLRWRGKLRKLGIGRKHSGISVIAICTGPHIRVLNPRTAEQIARFELNESKTYHPNLDRLQGFRK, encoded by the coding sequence ATGGTCAACAACGCAAACACCAACCGCCTCATCGTCGAGATGGTCCTTGAAGCCCACCTGACACAACAGCAAGTCGCCGAACAATTCGGAGTCAGCACCCGTTGGGTACGCACCCTGCTAAAGCGATACCGCACCGGCGGACTCGAAGCCCTCGAACCTGCATCCCGCGCACCAAAAAATCGGCCACACGCCACTCCCGATCACATCGAAAAAGCCATCTGCGACATTCGAGAACAACTCACCACCATCGGCGCAGATGCAGGTGCAACCACCATCGCAGCACACCTCGAAACCCAAGGACTTACCCCACCCGCATTAAGCACCGTCCACAGAATCTTGCGCCGACATGGATACGTCACCGACCAACCCCACAAAAGGCCACGTAGCTCATGGAAACGCTTCGAAGCCGACCTACCCAATGAAACCTGGCAACTTGACTTCACCAGCTGGCAATTAGCCTCCGGTAAAGAAGTACCGATCCTGTCAATCCTCGATGACCATTCCCGCTACCTGCTGTGTTGTAAAGCATGCACCCGAGCTGATGCCCCCACCCTGATCAGCACATTTATCGAAGTAGGCAACACCTACGGCTTTCCCCAATCCACACTCACCGACAACGGGCGAGTCTTCACCACCCGAATCTACCTGGCAGAAGCAAAAAACGGATTCGAACAGCTCCTTGCAGAAATGGGCATCAAACAGAAAAACGGCAAGCCCTACCACCCCCAAACCCAAGGAAAAATCGAGCGCTTCCACCAGACACTCAAACGATTTCTCAAAGCCAGAAAAACCGCAAACAACCTCGGCGAACTCAACCAACAGCTTGCAGAAATCCGTGAGTATTACAACAATCAACGTCCCCACAGAGCCGTACACCGAAAAACACCACACCAGGCTTACAACGCCGCACCCAAAGCCCAACCCGAAGGCGTACCCCTTGGAAGCGACAACAGGCTACGACGAGACATCGTCGACCCCACCGGGAAAATAACCCTCCGATGGAGAGGAAAACTCCGAAAGCTAGGAATCGGTCGGAAACACTCCGGCATTTCCGTCATCGCGATCTGTACCGGCCCCCATATCCGAGTACTGAACCCACGCACAGCCGAACAAATAGCGCGCTTCGAACTTAACGAATCGAAGACTTACCACCCCAACCTAGACCGGCTACAAGGCTTCAGAAAATAG
- a CDS encoding queuosine precursor transporter codes for MSNRLAPGQGDTAAAVSSGKARFVPVNQSAYPVLVALFVAIFVISNITATKGVSLGFLITDGAFFLFPAAYVIGDVLAEVYGFKATRRAIWTGFGVMLLAVVSFYIAIALPAADFYEGQPAFAEVLGLVPRIVFASLAGYLVGQLLNSWALVKIKEKTGEKSLWARLLGSTIVGEFGDTLVFCLIAAPVIGITTFGDTVNYTVVGFIWKTLVEVVMMPVTYMVIAWVKKRENYPGVH; via the coding sequence ATGTCTAATCGTCTTGCACCTGGGCAGGGCGACACCGCTGCGGCCGTGTCGTCCGGTAAAGCCCGTTTCGTTCCTGTCAACCAATCCGCATACCCGGTGCTTGTGGCACTGTTTGTCGCTATTTTTGTGATTTCGAATATCACGGCGACTAAGGGGGTTTCGCTCGGATTCCTCATCACCGATGGCGCATTTTTCTTGTTCCCTGCCGCCTATGTGATCGGTGATGTGCTTGCCGAGGTCTATGGCTTTAAGGCCACCCGCCGGGCTATTTGGACTGGATTTGGCGTGATGCTGCTTGCGGTGGTGAGTTTCTATATCGCTATCGCTCTTCCCGCCGCCGATTTCTATGAGGGCCAGCCCGCTTTCGCTGAGGTTCTTGGCCTGGTTCCCCGCATTGTCTTTGCATCACTTGCCGGCTACCTGGTGGGCCAGCTGCTGAACTCTTGGGCGCTGGTCAAGATCAAGGAAAAGACCGGCGAGAAGTCCCTGTGGGCCCGCCTGCTGGGTTCCACCATTGTCGGCGAGTTCGGCGATACCCTGGTGTTCTGCCTGATCGCAGCGCCCGTCATCGGTATCACCACTTTCGGTGACACGGTGAACTACACCGTCGTCGGCTTCATTTGGAAGACCTTGGTGGAGGTCGTCATGATGCCCGTGACCTACATGGTCATCGCGTGGGTGAAAAAGCGCGAAAACTACCCCGGCGTCCACTAA
- a CDS encoding S41 family peptidase: MEHQHPRKQDNPTPVDGFPEKTGKRSAGQKWAIGCGSIFAVTGVILAGLGYVYGPAITAMTTGQPRYVIKPSPQKYAADVLRIADYMAIDSDSENYARVKEEIKPRIKSASSYEDLYEPLNQAMKAAGGKHSSFLPPEKTEPSTAENSVAPTVESSGNIGIVRLPSLGKGEFGQTYADIVTQGLLEHAQCGAIVDLRGNDGGDMGPMVAGVSPLLPDGVLLRFVGGAFTSTVNLTGNSVSGGGSPTATSGGKRDVPVAILTDGDTASSAEATLLAFRGLDNTRSFGTPTAGYASANSLILMPDRGGIQLTVANDEARTGEVFSDDPIPPDELVDGDPAQVEKAALAWLASTGCTPAPHD; the protein is encoded by the coding sequence ATGGAGCACCAGCACCCCCGAAAGCAGGACAACCCCACCCCAGTTGATGGTTTTCCCGAAAAGACGGGCAAACGCTCAGCGGGGCAAAAATGGGCGATCGGTTGCGGGTCGATCTTTGCCGTCACCGGCGTGATTCTTGCCGGTCTCGGATATGTCTACGGCCCGGCGATCACCGCAATGACCACCGGGCAACCACGCTATGTGATCAAGCCTTCCCCACAGAAATATGCGGCCGATGTGTTAAGGATCGCCGATTACATGGCCATTGATAGCGACAGCGAGAACTACGCGCGGGTCAAAGAGGAGATCAAGCCCCGCATTAAAAGCGCCAGCTCTTATGAAGACCTTTATGAACCGCTGAACCAGGCGATGAAAGCCGCTGGTGGCAAACACTCGTCTTTCCTGCCACCGGAAAAGACTGAACCTTCCACTGCGGAAAATAGCGTGGCCCCCACTGTCGAGTCTTCTGGAAACATCGGGATCGTTCGACTGCCCTCCCTGGGCAAAGGTGAGTTCGGGCAAACCTACGCCGACATTGTCACGCAAGGGCTTTTGGAGCATGCCCAGTGCGGGGCCATCGTTGATTTACGGGGTAATGATGGTGGCGATATGGGGCCGATGGTGGCTGGGGTCTCCCCGCTGCTTCCCGACGGAGTGCTGCTGCGCTTCGTGGGTGGCGCCTTCACCTCAACCGTGAATCTCACCGGCAATAGTGTTTCCGGCGGCGGGTCCCCGACAGCAACCTCGGGAGGCAAGCGTGATGTTCCGGTGGCTATTCTCACCGATGGCGACACAGCCTCGTCGGCAGAAGCCACACTGCTCGCCTTCCGCGGACTCGACAACACCCGCAGCTTTGGCACCCCAACAGCCGGCTACGCATCAGCGAACTCGCTGATCCTGATGCCCGACAGGGGTGGCATCCAACTGACCGTGGCCAACGACGAAGCCCGCACAGGAGAGGTGTTCAGCGATGACCCCATCCCGCCGGATGAACTCGTCGACGGCGATCCGGCACAGGTCGAAAAGGCTGCGCTGGCATGGCTAGCCAGCACCGGCTGCACGCCAGCCCCACATGACTAG
- a CDS encoding DUF485 domain-containing protein: MTNPERAPHVPTPEEFLSVQQSDEFQHLRRTFRGFAFPMTVAFMGWYVFYIVTATFAVDFVSRPVYGAINVGMILGLAQFATAGLVTWAYVRFADNKLDPETATIRQEMEYPTTSTTASHAGSP, encoded by the coding sequence ATGACCAACCCCGAACGTGCCCCACACGTCCCCACCCCCGAAGAATTCCTCAGCGTCCAGCAATCCGACGAGTTCCAACACCTGCGCCGCACTTTCCGCGGCTTCGCCTTCCCCATGACCGTGGCCTTCATGGGCTGGTACGTGTTCTACATCGTCACCGCCACCTTCGCGGTCGACTTCGTCTCCCGACCCGTCTACGGCGCCATCAACGTCGGCATGATCTTGGGCCTAGCCCAATTCGCCACCGCCGGCCTGGTCACCTGGGCCTATGTCCGCTTCGCCGACAACAAGCTCGACCCGGAGACCGCCACCATCCGCCAAGAGATGGAATACCCCACCACGTCCACCACCGCCTCCCACGCGGGCAGCCCCTAA
- a CDS encoding MFS transporter: MKLKSSPKFNTIRFGVAYALGLFVAGVDLSISVRAGENLTGSSIGGTAAYVLIALGTIVAARVGAPWLQRIGPRKTYLGAGTVCILSGLATTYAAYTHSPPLFYAGMLLVGIFMGLSNFHRLLVKDYSDTPNVWDTSLVLLSGIAGSILGPWAAGILAGSVSEFYKAYQLVIMAGILTLFTSFMLPEHSRARERVEREISDFDDRSTLYLGGVIGMLGYVVMTLIMTAIPLEAQQQGLSGREISHLTEVHMVAMYLPIVIVPLFLARYTPRRIATWALGLGGFGTFGVLVSNYHVGKTGLTILMIVAGVIWAFSYTAASNMVASSLFGKTHPSARGYVEMLPPIGMVIGSLLAGLLLEYAGFIWVVSAFIFISIIAVPTLILMGRAGHINNDN, from the coding sequence ATGAAATTAAAAAGCTCCCCCAAATTCAACACCATCCGTTTTGGGGTTGCTTATGCATTGGGGCTGTTTGTTGCAGGTGTAGATCTGTCGATATCCGTGCGGGCAGGGGAAAATCTGACCGGAAGCTCGATAGGCGGAACTGCAGCTTATGTGCTGATAGCTCTCGGCACAATAGTCGCTGCTCGAGTAGGTGCACCGTGGTTGCAAAGAATTGGCCCCAGGAAAACCTACCTGGGTGCGGGAACGGTTTGTATTCTATCCGGGCTTGCGACCACCTATGCGGCCTACACCCATAGCCCACCGCTGTTTTACGCAGGGATGCTTCTCGTCGGTATCTTTATGGGCCTGTCAAACTTCCATAGGCTGCTGGTTAAGGACTACTCGGACACCCCTAACGTCTGGGATACGAGTCTCGTTCTACTGAGTGGAATAGCTGGTTCGATTCTAGGGCCATGGGCAGCAGGAATCCTTGCAGGATCCGTCAGTGAATTCTATAAGGCGTATCAGCTGGTGATCATGGCAGGAATTCTGACACTTTTCACCTCATTCATGCTGCCTGAACACTCTAGAGCGCGTGAGCGGGTCGAACGTGAAATCAGCGATTTTGACGATCGCTCAACCCTTTATCTGGGTGGAGTAATCGGCATGCTTGGCTATGTCGTAATGACCCTTATCATGACTGCAATTCCGCTTGAGGCGCAGCAACAAGGATTAAGTGGTCGCGAAATATCGCACTTGACCGAGGTGCACATGGTGGCTATGTATCTGCCCATCGTGATAGTGCCTCTTTTTCTGGCAAGATACACTCCCCGCCGAATTGCGACATGGGCATTAGGGCTTGGCGGGTTTGGGACCTTTGGGGTGTTGGTCAGCAATTACCACGTTGGGAAAACTGGTTTGACCATTTTGATGATTGTTGCAGGTGTGATTTGGGCATTCTCATACACGGCAGCATCCAATATGGTGGCGTCGAGCCTATTTGGAAAGACTCACCCGTCTGCAAGGGGCTATGTTGAAATGTTGCCGCCTATAGGGATGGTAATAGGGTCGCTACTTGCCGGTTTGCTACTCGAATACGCGGGATTTATTTGGGTCGTCTCAGCTTTTATCTTTATTTCTATAATCGCTGTTCCAACCCTGATCCTCATGGGGCGTGCGGGACATATTAACAACGACAACTAA
- a CDS encoding pirin family protein, with protein sequence MTVTDPHPENMVCAAGESTVAVEIITARDVPLGGPRAMTVHRTLPQRRRSLIGAWCFIDHYGPDPVSHTGGMDVPPHPHTGLQTVSWLFSGALQHDDSNDIHAIVRPGEVNLMTAGRGICHSEVSTSDTDQLHGVQLWTVLPEHARNGERRFDHYAPQPIKLQGASALVFLGSLFGSTSPIETFTPLVGAEIQLDPHASLAIDVDETFEHGILVDTGAITVEGTPVQRTELAYTGTGATTIHITNTSEDTARLMFLGGTPFEEEIVMWWNFIGRNDEEIRQFQKLWNERDSRFGTVTGYQGHRPDGPAWLPAPPLPTTMLKNRPLTKPIARPGKDPYRPKV encoded by the coding sequence ATGACAGTCACCGATCCGCATCCCGAAAACATGGTGTGCGCGGCGGGCGAATCAACCGTTGCTGTTGAAATCATCACCGCCCGTGATGTCCCCCTCGGCGGCCCGCGCGCCATGACCGTGCACCGTACACTTCCCCAGCGCCGACGCAGCCTCATTGGGGCGTGGTGCTTCATCGACCACTACGGCCCCGACCCCGTATCCCACACCGGCGGGATGGACGTGCCACCACACCCGCACACAGGACTCCAGACAGTGTCCTGGCTCTTTTCCGGGGCGCTTCAACACGACGACTCCAACGACATCCACGCCATCGTCCGCCCAGGAGAAGTCAACCTCATGACCGCAGGGCGGGGTATTTGCCACTCAGAAGTCAGCACCAGCGACACAGATCAACTGCATGGGGTTCAGCTATGGACCGTCCTGCCGGAGCACGCCCGCAACGGCGAGCGACGATTCGACCACTACGCGCCCCAACCCATCAAATTACAAGGGGCAAGCGCGCTAGTTTTTCTCGGCTCTTTATTCGGATCCACCTCCCCCATCGAGACTTTCACCCCACTTGTCGGCGCCGAAATCCAACTCGACCCTCACGCCTCACTCGCGATTGACGTCGATGAGACATTTGAGCACGGAATCCTGGTGGACACCGGCGCGATCACCGTGGAAGGAACCCCGGTGCAACGCACAGAACTGGCCTACACCGGAACCGGGGCTACCACCATCCATATCACCAACACCAGCGAAGACACCGCACGCCTGATGTTCCTTGGCGGCACCCCCTTTGAAGAAGAAATTGTGATGTGGTGGAACTTCATCGGCCGCAACGATGAAGAAATTCGACAATTCCAAAAATTATGGAACGAACGCGACTCGCGCTTCGGCACAGTCACCGGCTACCAGGGGCACCGCCCCGACGGGCCTGCCTGGCTACCCGCTCCCCCACTGCCGACCACAATGCTCAAAAACCGGCCGCTGACCAAGCCCATCGCCCGCCCCGGAAAAGATCCCTACCGGCCCAAGGTTTAA
- a CDS encoding IS256 family transposase, which translates to MTTMTTRDPQDKARLKQLEKRLMSSPELAEILKEFATSSTDINDMVRSMIQTGINTALQAEMDAHLGYQAGDRTGKARHGTADNHRNGSYNKTVQSQYGPIDITVPRDRSGSFTPRMVPKGARRITDVDDLIISLYAAGTSLRDIQHHLATTLGVDLSHETISQITDQVLDEVLAWQHRDLEEFYPVIYLDALRIKIRDGARVVNKACYMAVGITMEGTRQILGLWIANNEGAAFWAQVCAELANRGVKDVFIVCCDGLKGFEQAVQATWPDAMVQTCVVHLIRTALRWVAAKDRSAVAAALKKIYTAATAEQALAFLDEFDASDMGLKYPQAVKAWRDAWERFIPFLQFPPQARKVVYTTNAIESMNAQLRKATRNRGQFPNDAAAVKALWLMICHIEDRQAEKTKKKAGRARAGTSRFVEGVRVTGWVAAINQLSAHYPDRFEPYL; encoded by the coding sequence ATGACCACCATGACCACCCGCGACCCGCAAGACAAAGCCCGGCTTAAACAACTAGAGAAGCGACTGATGTCCAGCCCTGAACTCGCCGAGATCCTCAAAGAGTTCGCCACATCATCAACCGACATCAACGACATGGTGCGTTCGATGATCCAGACCGGGATCAACACCGCACTGCAAGCCGAAATGGACGCCCACCTCGGTTACCAAGCAGGAGACCGCACAGGCAAAGCCCGCCACGGCACGGCCGACAATCACCGCAACGGCTCCTACAACAAAACCGTCCAGTCCCAGTACGGGCCTATCGACATCACCGTGCCCAGGGATCGCAGCGGCAGCTTCACCCCACGGATGGTGCCCAAAGGAGCCCGCAGGATCACCGATGTCGACGACCTGATCATCTCTCTGTATGCCGCAGGCACCAGCCTTCGTGACATCCAGCACCACCTGGCCACCACGTTGGGTGTGGATTTGTCGCATGAGACGATCTCCCAGATCACCGACCAGGTCCTAGATGAGGTACTTGCCTGGCAGCACCGGGACTTAGAGGAGTTCTACCCGGTGATCTACCTGGATGCTTTGCGCATCAAAATCCGTGATGGTGCCCGGGTCGTCAACAAGGCCTGCTATATGGCGGTCGGCATCACCATGGAGGGTACCCGGCAGATCTTGGGGCTGTGGATCGCAAACAATGAGGGCGCGGCGTTTTGGGCCCAGGTCTGTGCGGAGTTGGCTAACCGTGGGGTCAAAGATGTGTTCATCGTCTGCTGTGATGGGCTGAAAGGTTTCGAACAGGCGGTGCAGGCCACCTGGCCTGATGCGATGGTGCAGACCTGTGTGGTGCACCTGATCCGCACCGCACTGCGGTGGGTGGCGGCAAAGGACCGTAGCGCGGTCGCGGCTGCTTTGAAGAAGATCTACACCGCTGCAACGGCAGAGCAGGCGCTTGCGTTTTTGGACGAGTTTGATGCCAGCGACATGGGGCTGAAGTATCCGCAGGCGGTGAAGGCTTGGCGGGATGCGTGGGAGCGTTTCATACCGTTTTTGCAGTTCCCGCCGCAGGCGAGGAAGGTTGTCTACACCACGAATGCGATCGAGTCGATGAATGCGCAGTTGCGTAAAGCGACAAGGAATCGGGGGCAGTTTCCTAATGATGCTGCCGCGGTCAAGGCGTTGTGGTTGATGATCTGCCACATCGAGGACCGGCAGGCGGAGAAAACGAAAAAGAAGGCCGGGCGTGCCCGTGCGGGAACGAGCCGGTTTGTTGAGGGGGTGCGTGTGACTGGGTGGGTTGCGGCCATCAATCAGCTGTCAGCACATTACCCGGATCGGTTCGAGCCTTACCTGTAA
- the tgt gene encoding tRNA guanosine(34) transglycosylase Tgt, with protein MTQQHAGHTDTSFTLETHLDAPGHGRAGTIHTPHGDIQTPAFIPVGTKATVKTLTPEQIKDTGAQAVLSNAYHLYLQPGPDIVDEAGGVGAFENWDGPTYTDSGGFQVMSLGVGFKKVLAMDTAGLKETDIRAKSGERLAKVDEDGVDFRSVIDGSRHRFTPEVSMQIQHQLGADIIFAFDELTTLVDTRTYQEQSVARTHRWARRCLEEHNRQTQARADKPLQSLWGVVQGAQYEDLRRQATRGLIDLSKEFEDSGQRGFGGFGIGGALEKENLGTIVGWVCEELPEEKPRHLLGISEPDDLFTAVEAGADTFDCVAPTRLGRRGGVYTLDGRMNLMAARFKRDFNPIDPEVGGYASDNYSRAYIHHLLKAKEYLAGTLCTMHNLHFMIQLVDNIRASIIDGTYQEYKAEFMGRYYANKK; from the coding sequence ATGACGCAGCAACACGCCGGACACACCGACACCAGCTTCACCCTGGAAACCCACCTCGACGCCCCCGGACACGGGCGCGCAGGCACCATCCACACCCCCCACGGTGACATCCAAACCCCGGCATTCATCCCGGTCGGCACCAAAGCCACCGTGAAAACCCTCACCCCGGAACAGATCAAAGACACCGGCGCCCAGGCCGTGCTCTCCAACGCATACCACCTCTACCTGCAGCCCGGCCCCGACATTGTGGACGAAGCCGGCGGCGTGGGAGCATTCGAAAACTGGGACGGCCCCACCTACACCGACTCCGGCGGATTCCAGGTAATGAGCCTCGGCGTGGGATTCAAAAAAGTCCTCGCCATGGACACCGCCGGATTAAAAGAAACCGACATTCGCGCCAAATCCGGCGAACGCCTGGCCAAAGTCGACGAAGACGGCGTCGACTTCCGCTCCGTCATCGACGGCTCCCGACACCGCTTCACCCCAGAGGTGTCCATGCAGATCCAGCACCAGCTGGGCGCAGACATCATCTTCGCCTTCGACGAACTGACCACCCTGGTCGACACCCGCACCTACCAAGAACAATCCGTCGCGCGCACCCACCGGTGGGCACGGCGCTGCCTGGAAGAACACAACCGCCAAACCCAAGCGCGCGCGGACAAACCCCTGCAATCCCTGTGGGGTGTGGTCCAAGGCGCCCAATACGAAGACCTGCGCCGCCAAGCCACCCGCGGGCTGATCGACCTGTCGAAAGAGTTCGAAGACAGCGGGCAGCGCGGCTTCGGCGGCTTCGGCATCGGTGGAGCCCTAGAAAAAGAAAACCTCGGCACCATCGTTGGTTGGGTCTGCGAAGAACTACCGGAAGAAAAACCCCGCCACCTTCTGGGCATCAGCGAACCCGATGACCTGTTCACCGCAGTCGAAGCCGGCGCCGACACCTTCGACTGCGTGGCCCCCACCCGCCTGGGCCGCCGCGGTGGGGTCTACACCCTCGACGGTCGCATGAACCTGATGGCCGCCCGCTTCAAACGCGACTTCAACCCCATCGACCCCGAAGTCGGCGGATACGCCAGCGACAATTACTCCCGCGCCTACATCCACCACCTCCTCAAAGCCAAGGAATACTTGGCCGGCACCCTGTGCACCATGCACAACCTGCACTTCATGATCCAACTGGTCGACAACATTCGCGCCAGCATCATCGACGGCACCTACCAGGAATACAAGGCAGAATTCATGGGCCGCTACTACGCCAACAAGAAGTAG
- the gluQRS gene encoding tRNA glutamyl-Q(34) synthetase GluQRS, with protein sequence MTVQPQPPTCGAGRYAPSPSGDLHFGNLRTAVLAWLFARQSGRAFYLRDEDIDTGRSRPEFARRQEEDLRALGLTFDGDTTHQTDRFGAYAKALESLPHYECYCSRKDIQEASQAPHAIPGHYPGTCRNLTEKERETKRAQLREQGRVPALRLAAEADHFTVVDELHGEYTGEVDDFILRRGGQVPDWAYNLAVVVDDAYQGIDQVVRGDDLLSSAPRQAYLAQLLGVEPPTYAHVPLVLNAQGKRLAKRDGAVTLRQMLDGGMTTQQVLSQLGESIGIAGASTVQELLEGFDPDRVPRKPFIWA encoded by the coding sequence ATGACAGTACAACCCCAACCACCCACCTGTGGTGCCGGCCGTTATGCGCCCAGCCCCAGCGGAGACCTACACTTCGGGAACCTGCGAACCGCGGTGCTGGCATGGTTGTTTGCCCGCCAGAGCGGGCGGGCGTTTTATCTGCGGGATGAAGACATCGATACCGGGCGCAGCCGCCCGGAGTTCGCCCGCCGCCAGGAAGAAGACTTGCGCGCCCTGGGGCTGACTTTCGATGGGGACACCACCCACCAAACCGATCGCTTTGGCGCCTACGCGAAAGCGTTGGAATCCTTGCCCCACTACGAGTGCTACTGCAGTCGTAAGGACATCCAGGAGGCATCTCAGGCGCCCCACGCTATTCCCGGGCACTATCCGGGAACCTGCCGCAACCTGACGGAAAAAGAACGCGAAACTAAACGTGCGCAACTGCGCGAGCAGGGACGCGTGCCAGCGCTGCGATTGGCGGCAGAGGCCGATCACTTCACCGTTGTTGACGAACTTCACGGCGAATACACCGGCGAGGTGGATGATTTTATTTTGCGCCGCGGCGGCCAGGTGCCGGATTGGGCGTACAACCTTGCGGTGGTCGTGGACGATGCGTACCAGGGGATTGATCAGGTGGTTCGCGGCGATGATCTGCTCAGCAGCGCGCCCCGGCAGGCGTATTTGGCGCAGTTGCTAGGGGTTGAGCCGCCCACCTATGCGCATGTGCCGTTGGTGCTCAACGCGCAAGGCAAACGCTTGGCGAAGCGGGATGGGGCGGTGACCTTGAGGCAAATGTTGGACGGCGGGATGACAACACAGCAGGTGCTCTCCCAGCTGGGGGAGAGCATCGGTATCGCAGGTGCTTCGACGGTGCAGGAGCTGTTGGAGGGCTTTGATCCGGACCGGGTGCCGCGCAAGCCTTTTATTTGGGCATAG
- a CDS encoding solute symporter family protein gives MTLLAQSQHVATGNPLINIGVFALFIVATMAVVVKVTRKTSQKGTDFYTGGASFPGWQNGLAISGDYLSAAAFLGVTGAIAVYGYDGFLYSIGFLIALLIALVLVAEPLRNTGKFTMADVLSFRMKQKPVRMAAALSTLSVCLFYLIAQMAGAGGLVALLLGVSGAKAQAAVVAVVGMLMIVYVLVGGMKGTTYVQMIKAVLLVGGSLAITLLTFWSIKGGFNAVLESAQNFRTAYDGADVLGPGLKYGKNDLTKIDFISLGLACGFGTSGLPHVLMRFYTVPTAKEARRSATWTIGIVAFFFLMTVVMGYGAAALVGPEEILSAPGGVNSAVLLLASAVGSTYFMAIISAIAFATILAVVAGLAITASASVAHDIYNSIIRNGEATEEEQVRVSRITVVVIGVLAIVLGIGAIGQNIAFLVALALGIAAAANLPTILYSLYWPRFNTTGALFSIYGGLLTSVVLIIFSPAVSGAPNSFLGEGVDFAWFPLTNPSIIAIPAGFLMGIIGTFLGKADEFPLKTAEMEVRSLTGVGVEKAVSH, from the coding sequence ATGACACTGCTAGCGCAATCCCAGCACGTCGCCACGGGCAACCCGCTGATCAACATCGGCGTCTTCGCCCTATTCATCGTCGCCACCATGGCTGTCGTCGTGAAGGTGACCCGCAAAACCAGCCAAAAGGGCACCGACTTTTACACCGGCGGCGCCTCCTTCCCCGGCTGGCAAAACGGACTGGCTATCTCCGGCGACTACCTTTCTGCCGCCGCATTCCTGGGCGTAACCGGTGCTATCGCCGTCTACGGCTACGACGGCTTCCTGTACTCCATTGGCTTTTTGATCGCCCTACTGATCGCCCTGGTGCTCGTCGCCGAACCGCTGCGCAACACCGGCAAATTCACCATGGCCGACGTTTTGTCCTTCCGCATGAAGCAAAAGCCCGTCCGCATGGCCGCCGCCCTATCCACCCTGAGTGTGTGCTTGTTCTACCTAATTGCCCAGATGGCTGGTGCAGGCGGCCTGGTCGCCCTGCTGTTGGGAGTTTCAGGTGCAAAAGCCCAAGCCGCAGTCGTCGCCGTCGTCGGCATGCTCATGATCGTCTACGTCCTCGTCGGCGGCATGAAGGGCACCACCTATGTGCAAATGATCAAAGCCGTCCTGCTGGTCGGCGGTTCACTGGCCATCACCCTGCTGACCTTCTGGAGCATCAAAGGCGGCTTCAATGCCGTGTTGGAATCTGCACAAAACTTCCGCACCGCCTACGACGGCGCGGATGTTCTCGGCCCAGGTCTGAAATACGGCAAGAACGATCTGACCAAAATCGACTTCATCTCCCTGGGTCTCGCCTGCGGCTTCGGCACCTCCGGCCTGCCGCACGTGCTGATGCGTTTCTACACCGTGCCCACCGCTAAGGAAGCACGCCGCTCCGCAACCTGGACCATCGGAATTGTCGCCTTCTTCTTCCTCATGACCGTTGTCATGGGCTACGGCGCTGCCGCACTGGTCGGCCCGGAAGAAATCCTCAGCGCACCCGGTGGCGTGAACTCCGCAGTGCTGCTGCTCGCATCCGCTGTCGGCTCCACCTACTTCATGGCCATCATCTCCGCCATCGCCTTCGCCACCATCCTCGCCGTCGTCGCCGGCCTGGCAATCACCGCCTCCGCATCGGTGGCACACGACATCTACAACAGCATCATCCGCAACGGCGAAGCCACCGAAGAAGAGCAGGTGCGCGTTTCTCGCATCACCGTGGTCGTCATCGGTGTGCTGGCCATCGTGCTCGGCATCGGTGCCATCGGTCAGAACATCGCCTTCCTGGTGGCCCTGGCCCTTGGCATTGCCGCCGCTGCGAACCTGCCAACCATCCTGTACTCCCTGTATTGGCCGCGCTTCAACACCACCGGTGCGCTGTTTTCCATCTACGGTGGCCTGCTGACCTCCGTGGTGCTGATCATCTTCTCCCCCGCCGTGTCCGGCGCTCCGAACTCCTTCCTCGGAGAAGGCGTAGATTTCGCCTGGTTCCCGCTGACCAACCCGTCGATCATCGCCATCCCGGCAGGCTTCCTGATGGGCATCATCGGCACTTTCCTCGGAAAGGCCGACGAATTCCCGCTGAAGACCGCGGAGATGGAGGTCCGCTCCTTGACGGGTGTGGGTGTGGAAAAGGCCGTCAGCCACTAG